In Sylvia atricapilla isolate bSylAtr1 chromosome 25, bSylAtr1.pri, whole genome shotgun sequence, a genomic segment contains:
- the NUCKS1 gene encoding nuclear ubiquitous casein and cyclin-dependent kinase substrate 1 isoform X2, with protein MSRPVRNRKVVDYSQFQESDDADDDYGRDSGPPSKKIRSSPREAKNKRRSGKNSQEDSEDSEDKDVKTKKDDSHSADEDFGSEDDDVGADDGKADSDYESSQKSKKGKKAKPDKNKRAASKSRKRPAEDSEDEKEDHKNVRQQRQAASKAASKQREMLMDDVGSEEEEQEDDEAQFQENSGSDEDFLMEDDDDSDYGSSKKKNKKVSKKSKPERKEKKMPKPRLKATVTPSPVKGKGKAGRPTASKATKEKTPSPKEEEEEPESPPEKKKSASPPPEKSGDEGSEDEAPSGED; from the exons ATGTCGCGGCCCGTCAG GAACAGGAAGGTGGTCGATTACTCCCAGTTTCAGGAATCAGATGATGCTG ATGATGATTATGGAAGAGATTCGGGTCCCCCATCCAAGAAAATCCGCTCGTCTCCCCGAGAGGCTAAAAACAAGAGGAGATCTGGGAAGAACTCTCAGGAGGACAG TGAGGATTCAGAAGACAAAGATGTGAAGACTAAGAAAGATGATTCACACTCAGCAG atgAAGATTTTGGCAGCGAGGACGACGACGTGGGAGCCGACGACGGCAAAGCCGACAGCGACTACGAGAGCTcccaaaagagcaaaaaaggaaagaaggccAAACCAGACAAGAATAAGAGAGCAGCCTCCAAATCCAGGAAAAGGCCTGCAG AGGACAGTGAGGACGAGAAGGAAGATCACAAAAACGTTCGTCAGCAGCGGCAGGCGGCCTCCAAAGCAGCCTCCAAACAGAGGGAGATGCTCATGGATGATGTgggcagtgaggaggaggagcaggaggatgatGAGGCACAGTTCCAGGAGA atTCAGGAAGTGATGAAGACTTCCTCATGGAAGATGATGATGACAGTGACTATGGCagctcaaaaaagaaaaacaagaaggtCTCCAAGAAATCCAAgccagagaggaaagaaaagaaaatgcccAAGCCCAGGCTAAAGGCTACAG tgacCCCCAGCCCAGTGAAAGGCAAAGGGAAGGCAGGGCGCCCCACAGCTTCCAAGGCAACAAAAGAAAAGACCCCGTCCCccaaagaagaggaggaagagcctGAAAGTCccccagagaagaaaaaatcagCCAGCCCTCCGCCAGAAAAGTCAGGGGATGAGGGATCTGAAGATGAAGCACCCTCTGGTGAAGATTAA
- the NUCKS1 gene encoding nuclear ubiquitous casein and cyclin-dependent kinase substrate 1 isoform X1 — MSRPVRNRKVVDYSQFQESDDADDDYGRDSGPPSKKIRSSPREAKNKRRSGKNSQEDSEDSEDKDVKTKKDDSHSADEDFGSEDDDVGADDGKADSDYESSQKSKKGKKAKPDKNKRAASKSRKRPAEDSEDEKEDHKNVRQQRQAASKAASKQREMLMDDVGSEEEEQEDDEAQFQETDSGSDEDFLMEDDDDSDYGSSKKKNKKVSKKSKPERKEKKMPKPRLKATVTPSPVKGKGKAGRPTASKATKEKTPSPKEEEEEPESPPEKKKSASPPPEKSGDEGSEDEAPSGED; from the exons ATGTCGCGGCCCGTCAG GAACAGGAAGGTGGTCGATTACTCCCAGTTTCAGGAATCAGATGATGCTG ATGATGATTATGGAAGAGATTCGGGTCCCCCATCCAAGAAAATCCGCTCGTCTCCCCGAGAGGCTAAAAACAAGAGGAGATCTGGGAAGAACTCTCAGGAGGACAG TGAGGATTCAGAAGACAAAGATGTGAAGACTAAGAAAGATGATTCACACTCAGCAG atgAAGATTTTGGCAGCGAGGACGACGACGTGGGAGCCGACGACGGCAAAGCCGACAGCGACTACGAGAGCTcccaaaagagcaaaaaaggaaagaaggccAAACCAGACAAGAATAAGAGAGCAGCCTCCAAATCCAGGAAAAGGCCTGCAG AGGACAGTGAGGACGAGAAGGAAGATCACAAAAACGTTCGTCAGCAGCGGCAGGCGGCCTCCAAAGCAGCCTCCAAACAGAGGGAGATGCTCATGGATGATGTgggcagtgaggaggaggagcaggaggatgatGAGGCACAGTTCCAGGAGA cagatTCAGGAAGTGATGAAGACTTCCTCATGGAAGATGATGATGACAGTGACTATGGCagctcaaaaaagaaaaacaagaaggtCTCCAAGAAATCCAAgccagagaggaaagaaaagaaaatgcccAAGCCCAGGCTAAAGGCTACAG tgacCCCCAGCCCAGTGAAAGGCAAAGGGAAGGCAGGGCGCCCCACAGCTTCCAAGGCAACAAAAGAAAAGACCCCGTCCCccaaagaagaggaggaagagcctGAAAGTCccccagagaagaaaaaatcagCCAGCCCTCCGCCAGAAAAGTCAGGGGATGAGGGATCTGAAGATGAAGCACCCTCTGGTGAAGATTAA